The Streptomyces sp. NBC_00306 sequence GTCGGCGTCGTGCTCCCGTGATGCGGCCGGCCCGCCCGGGCCACGGAGGACCCGCCGGCTACCTCGTCAGGGGGTGGGGGAGGGCGTCGCGCTCGGCGTCGGCCGGGTCGGCACCACCGGGAGGTTGTACACGTGGTCCGGAGTCACGATGCGGGTGATCGCCTGACCGAGCAGGGTGCTCGGCTCCTGCTCGTTGTGCAGGATGTCCGTGTTGAGCAGTACCACCAGCGTGGCCTCGGCCTCGGGCAGATACATGGTCAGGGACTCGTACCCGGGCAGGGAGCCGTTGTGGCCGATCCAGCTCTGCACGTTGAAGATGCCGAGGCCGTAGGAGGCGCCGGGGATGTTCGTCGGGGCCGTGTCGAGGCGTTGGGCCTGGGTCGCGGGCTTGAGCAGGGTGCCGGTGGCGAGGATCCGCGCCCACGAACGCAGGTCCTGGAGGTTGGAGATCGCCGCTCCCGCGGCCCAGCCCCACGAGGGGTCCCAGTCCGTGGAGTTCTCGACCTTGCCGCTGAGAGTCTGGTTCGTGTAGCCCTGGGCGTGCGGGTTCGGGAACGTGGCGTCGGTCGCGAGGAACGTGTTGCGCAGCTTGGTCGGCCGCGTGATGTTCTTCGAGATGAAGTCCTGAAGCGGCATTCCGCCCTGCTTCTCCACGACGAGACCCAGCAGGATCAGGTTGGTGTTGCTGTACTCGAACTGAGCGCCCGGCTGGAAGTTCACGGGGTGCTTGAAGGCGTAGTCCAGCAACTGCTGCGGGGTGAAGGGCTGGCGGGGATCGGTGAGGAACGCTTTGACGAAGCCGTCGTCCAT is a genomic window containing:
- a CDS encoding serine hydrolase domain-containing protein, which translates into the protein MVHSPKSWRKACVALAVGAALVIPVTAGGAYGAPTPDPSGSVSPSPSSTSPGSTFPNLDASISARLDTAIQQVMREAAIPGVTVAVSAPDKGTYLRTFGVADKSTGAPMDADMNMRIGSETKTFTVTALLQLVDQGKAGLDDTIDKYIDGVPNGNRITLRQLAGMRSGLFSYTMDDGFVKAFLTDPRQPFTPQQLLDYAFKHPVNFQPGAQFEYSNTNLILLGLVVEKQGGMPLQDFISKNITRPTKLRNTFLATDATFPNPHAQGYTNQTLSGKVENSTDWDPSWGWAAGAAISNLQDLRSWARILATGTLLKPATQAQRLDTAPTNIPGASYGLGIFNVQSWIGHNGSLPGYESLTMYLPEAEATLVVLLNTDILHNEQEPSTLLGQAITRIVTPDHVYNLPVVPTRPTPSATPSPTP